One Curtobacterium sp. MCLR17_007 DNA window includes the following coding sequences:
- a CDS encoding GntR family transcriptional regulator — protein sequence MTTTVPGFPTGRITQRGLRDRVYDRVLDVLMGHDVEPGMRLSIDGLARTLGVSPTPVREALVQLERTGLVVREANKGYRVAPPLAGDQLEALFDARLIIESGAVDLAARGDVGALRARLEAALGQQAAVVREIAAVGVQAAPEELMARFFRSDWQFHQVVFDAARNPFLQEMSEVITTRVHRMRQIVEGGDDDTDRAVHEHQAIVDALGVDPQTAVAAMRTHIDAVRERSRADASHTP from the coding sequence GTGACCACCACCGTGCCCGGCTTCCCGACGGGACGCATCACGCAGCGCGGGCTGCGCGACCGCGTGTACGACCGGGTGCTCGACGTGCTGATGGGGCACGACGTCGAGCCGGGCATGCGCCTGTCGATCGACGGGCTCGCCCGGACGCTCGGTGTCTCGCCGACCCCGGTGCGCGAGGCGCTGGTGCAGCTCGAGCGGACCGGCCTGGTGGTGCGCGAGGCGAACAAGGGGTACCGCGTGGCTCCGCCGCTCGCCGGCGACCAGCTCGAGGCGCTGTTCGACGCCCGGCTCATCATCGAGAGCGGCGCGGTCGACCTCGCGGCCCGGGGTGACGTCGGCGCGCTGCGTGCGCGACTCGAGGCGGCACTCGGGCAACAGGCGGCGGTGGTCCGGGAGATCGCGGCCGTGGGGGTGCAGGCCGCGCCCGAGGAGCTGATGGCCCGGTTCTTCCGGAGCGACTGGCAGTTCCACCAGGTCGTGTTCGACGCCGCACGCAACCCGTTCCTGCAGGAGATGTCCGAGGTCATCACGACGCGGGTGCACCGGATGCGGCAGATCGTCGAGGGCGGCGACGACGACACCGACCGTGCCGTGCACGAGCACCAGGCGATCGTGGACGCGCTGGGGGTCGATCCCCAGACGGCGGTCGCCGCGATGCGGACGCACATCGACGCCGTCCGCGAGCGGTCGCGGGCGGACGCGTCCCACACGCCCTGA
- a CDS encoding sugar phosphate isomerase/epimerase family protein: MSTPQDWVQQDWDTTTWTAETWPIAVCLHGFAPVGRDGVAFHDADPAVWDDVFGQIAAAGFSLAELADSHVRPADLEPSRRDEFFAVARSHGIGIPSVHLQRRSIIQPGHEAENLAYAHRTIDAAAEWGMQVFSTGLHQPFSDAQKQALWFWTAQGPKDPDDPEVWAAAVSRLRELGEHAASVGLPMALELYEDTYLGTADSAVRLVEEIGLDTVGLNADVANLIRLHRPVEPWRELFAKTMPYANYLHVKNYTRDEAADQSWSTSVPSTMETGLINYRQVLRDAVADGFRGIVMTEQYGGDSLGVCATNQDYIRGVLATADLSTTTTEGATR, encoded by the coding sequence GTGAGCACACCGCAGGACTGGGTCCAGCAGGACTGGGACACCACGACCTGGACCGCCGAGACGTGGCCGATCGCCGTGTGTCTGCACGGGTTCGCCCCCGTCGGCCGCGACGGTGTCGCCTTCCACGACGCCGACCCCGCGGTGTGGGACGACGTCTTCGGCCAGATCGCCGCCGCCGGGTTCTCGCTCGCCGAGCTCGCCGACAGCCACGTCCGCCCCGCCGACTTGGAACCGTCCCGCCGGGACGAGTTCTTCGCGGTCGCGCGGTCGCACGGCATCGGGATCCCGTCGGTGCACCTGCAGCGCCGGAGCATCATCCAGCCGGGGCACGAGGCCGAGAACCTGGCGTATGCGCACCGCACCATCGACGCGGCGGCCGAGTGGGGCATGCAGGTGTTCTCGACCGGGCTGCACCAGCCGTTCAGCGACGCCCAGAAGCAGGCGCTCTGGTTCTGGACGGCGCAGGGTCCGAAGGACCCGGACGACCCGGAGGTCTGGGCCGCCGCGGTCTCCCGGCTGCGGGAGCTCGGGGAGCACGCGGCCTCGGTCGGGCTGCCGATGGCGCTCGAGCTCTACGAGGACACCTACCTCGGCACCGCCGACAGTGCGGTCCGCCTGGTCGAGGAGATCGGGCTCGACACCGTCGGGCTCAACGCCGACGTCGCGAACCTGATCCGCCTGCACCGTCCGGTCGAACCGTGGCGGGAGCTCTTCGCGAAGACCATGCCGTACGCGAACTACCTGCACGTCAAGAACTACACGCGCGACGAGGCAGCGGACCAGAGCTGGTCCACCTCGGTCCCGAGCACGATGGAGACCGGGCTCATCAACTACCGCCAGGTCCTGCGCGACGCGGTGGCCGACGGCTTCCGCGGCATCGTGATGACCGAGCAGTACGGCGGCGACAGCCTGGGCGTGTGCGCGACGAACCAGGACTACATCCGAGGTGTCCTCGCCACCGCGGACCTCAGCACCACCACCACCGAAGGAGCAACTCGATGA
- a CDS encoding 3-hydroxyacyl-CoA dehydrogenase family protein, with amino-acid sequence MSTLDIAVVGSGYMGGGIAQVLALAGHTVRISDVSGDIARANLDRLLGETAQFVADGLFPADAVERVREHLSAAETIEEAVATADFIEEAVPEKLAIKHETLRRISAAARPDAVIGSNTSTILIESLAEAVTGPERFLGVHFSNPAPFIPGVELIPHPTTNDHAVEVGEVVVAATGKQSARVKDSTGFVLNRLQYALFDEATKIADEGIATPDDIDTIVRTTFGFRLPFFGPFAIADMAGLDVYAFCFESLQTRWPERFATPPSLQQHVDAGELGTKSGSGYLDVPADRTPELVAYRNRAYVAMQKLLDELGPAPIH; translated from the coding sequence ATGAGCACCCTCGACATCGCCGTCGTCGGATCCGGCTACATGGGGGGCGGGATCGCTCAGGTCCTGGCCCTCGCAGGACACACCGTCCGCATCAGCGACGTGTCCGGGGACATCGCTCGCGCGAACCTGGACCGCCTGCTCGGCGAGACCGCGCAGTTCGTCGCCGACGGGCTGTTCCCGGCGGACGCCGTCGAACGGGTCCGCGAGCACCTCAGTGCTGCCGAGACCATCGAGGAAGCGGTGGCCACCGCCGACTTCATCGAGGAGGCGGTGCCCGAGAAGCTCGCGATCAAGCACGAGACCCTCCGCCGCATCAGCGCCGCCGCGCGTCCGGACGCCGTGATCGGATCGAACACCTCGACGATCCTCATCGAGTCCCTCGCCGAGGCCGTCACCGGTCCCGAGCGCTTCCTCGGGGTGCACTTCTCGAACCCCGCGCCGTTCATCCCCGGCGTCGAGCTCATCCCCCACCCGACGACGAACGACCACGCGGTCGAGGTCGGCGAGGTCGTCGTCGCCGCCACGGGCAAGCAGTCCGCACGCGTCAAGGACTCGACCGGGTTCGTCCTCAACCGCCTGCAGTACGCCCTGTTCGACGAGGCCACGAAGATCGCCGACGAGGGCATCGCGACCCCTGACGACATCGACACGATCGTCCGGACGACCTTCGGCTTCCGCCTGCCGTTCTTCGGCCCGTTCGCGATCGCCGACATGGCCGGACTCGACGTCTACGCGTTCTGCTTCGAGTCGCTGCAGACCCGCTGGCCCGAGCGCTTCGCGACCCCGCCGTCGCTGCAGCAGCACGTCGACGCGGGCGAACTCGGCACGAAGTCCGGGTCCGGCTACCTCGACGTGCCGGCGGACCGCACCCCCGAGCTCGTCGCCTACCGCAACCGCGCCTACGTCGCCATGCAGAAGCTCCTCGACGAGCTCGGCCCGGCGCCGATCCACTGA
- a CDS encoding SDR family NAD(P)-dependent oxidoreductase, which produces MTTTDQRRTVVLTGAASPRGIGRATAHHLAEAGWDVGIIDLDHDASQAVAAEVRDAHGVRAVGVGADVSDEAAVRSAFDAIEAELPPLVALVNLAGVSSAHAYLDLPPGEWHRVLSINLDGVHFASLRAAESMVANGYGRIVNLSSVSAQRGGGTFSKTPYTVAKAGVIGLTRGLARELGPRGVTVNAIAPGPIDTDIMGGTLTEERKTAMAADGVLPRIGTPRDIAAAVAYLISEDAGFVTGQTLNVDGGLYMH; this is translated from the coding sequence ATGACCACCACCGACCAGCGCCGAACCGTCGTCCTGACGGGTGCCGCATCCCCACGCGGGATCGGGCGCGCCACCGCACACCACCTGGCCGAGGCCGGATGGGACGTCGGGATCATCGACCTCGACCACGACGCATCGCAGGCCGTCGCCGCCGAGGTCCGGGACGCCCACGGTGTCCGCGCCGTGGGCGTGGGCGCCGACGTCAGTGACGAAGCCGCCGTCCGGTCCGCGTTCGACGCCATCGAGGCCGAGCTCCCGCCGCTCGTCGCACTCGTGAACCTAGCGGGCGTCTCGTCGGCGCACGCGTACCTGGACCTCCCGCCGGGGGAGTGGCACCGTGTGCTGTCGATCAACCTCGACGGCGTGCACTTCGCCAGCCTGCGCGCCGCGGAGTCGATGGTGGCGAACGGGTACGGGCGGATCGTGAACCTGTCGTCGGTCTCCGCCCAGCGCGGTGGCGGCACCTTCAGCAAGACGCCCTACACGGTCGCGAAGGCGGGCGTCATCGGGCTCACCCGGGGGCTCGCCCGCGAACTCGGGCCGCGCGGTGTGACCGTCAACGCGATCGCACCGGGACCGATCGACACCGACATCATGGGCGGCACCCTGACCGAGGAACGCAAGACCGCGATGGCTGCCGACGGGGTCCTGCCCCGCATCGGGACGCCGCGGGACATCGCCGCCGCGGTGGCGTACCTGATCAGCGAGGACGCCGGGTTCGTCACCGGTCAGACGCTGAACGTCGACGGCGGCCTGTACATGCACTAG
- a CDS encoding MFS transporter: MSLPHAPALGSTNDPGLKSAIGKATKHLMPMLVILYFVAFLDRTNVGFAEEALSVDRGISDAAFALGAGIFFIGYAIFEIPSNLLLKRFGARFWLARIAITWGIVAALFAFTTNDTMFIVLRFILGVTEAGLFPGVIMYLSEWFPNKVRVRMFAIFYLAQPFSQMIGAPLSGGLISVGDQATPFHGWQVMFAGEGVLAVLAGIAALVFLTNSPQKAKWLDQGEKDSLTAAMAREDTARSQDGPTGIWKAMASGRVWYFTVIYFCLQVAVYGTTFYLPQQVSSLLGQDVGWQVGLVTAIPWLVGLVACYLVGSRADTVGRRRRWGTMFYLTTGLSILGSAWAGANGQPVLGILFITLAVASFLAVGPITWAYPTAFLTGAAAAAGIGLINSLGNLGGFVAPIMRTAINEVVPTDSGAFGIVSLGVLAFLAAVMIFCTKYFREARADELLDTTHVATKEPTR; encoded by the coding sequence GTGTCACTGCCCCATGCCCCCGCGCTCGGATCAACCAACGACCCCGGCCTCAAGTCCGCCATCGGCAAGGCGACCAAGCACCTCATGCCGATGCTCGTCATCCTGTACTTCGTCGCATTCCTCGACCGCACCAACGTCGGGTTCGCGGAAGAGGCGCTGAGCGTCGACCGCGGCATCTCGGACGCGGCCTTCGCGCTCGGTGCCGGCATCTTCTTCATCGGCTACGCGATCTTCGAGATCCCGTCCAACCTGCTGCTGAAGCGCTTCGGCGCCCGGTTCTGGCTGGCCCGCATCGCGATCACGTGGGGCATCGTCGCCGCGCTGTTCGCCTTCACCACGAACGACACGATGTTCATCGTGCTGCGGTTCATCCTCGGCGTGACCGAGGCCGGGCTGTTCCCGGGCGTGATCATGTACCTCTCCGAGTGGTTCCCGAACAAGGTCCGCGTGCGGATGTTCGCGATCTTCTACCTGGCCCAGCCGTTCTCGCAGATGATCGGTGCGCCCCTGTCCGGCGGCCTGATCAGCGTCGGCGACCAGGCCACGCCCTTCCACGGCTGGCAGGTCATGTTCGCGGGCGAGGGCGTCCTGGCGGTGCTCGCCGGCATCGCCGCGCTGGTGTTCCTGACGAACAGCCCGCAGAAGGCAAAGTGGCTCGACCAGGGTGAGAAGGACTCGTTGACCGCAGCCATGGCCCGCGAGGACACCGCCCGCAGCCAGGACGGCCCGACCGGCATCTGGAAGGCGATGGCGAGCGGCCGCGTCTGGTACTTCACGGTCATCTACTTCTGCCTGCAGGTCGCCGTGTACGGCACGACGTTCTACCTGCCGCAGCAGGTGTCCTCGCTGCTCGGGCAGGACGTCGGCTGGCAGGTGGGGCTCGTGACCGCGATCCCGTGGCTCGTCGGGCTCGTCGCCTGCTACCTGGTGGGCTCACGGGCGGACACGGTCGGACGGCGTCGACGCTGGGGGACGATGTTCTACCTGACGACGGGGCTGTCGATCCTGGGGTCCGCCTGGGCCGGTGCGAACGGCCAGCCCGTCCTCGGCATCCTCTTCATCACGCTGGCCGTGGCGAGCTTCCTGGCGGTCGGCCCGATCACGTGGGCCTACCCGACGGCGTTCCTGACCGGTGCGGCGGCAGCGGCAGGCATCGGCCTGATCAACTCGCTCGGCAACCTGGGCGGGTTCGTCGCCCCGATCATGCGGACCGCCATCAACGAGGTCGTCCCGACGGACAGCGGTGCGTTCGGCATCGTCTCGCTCGGGGTGCTCGCCTTCCTGGCCGCGGTGATGATCTTCTGCACGAAGTACTTCCGCGAGGCCCGGGCCGACGAGCTGCTCGACACCACCCACGTCGCGACGAAGGAGCCGACCCGATGA